The window actttattttatttaaattattttatttatttttcatagctCTGGTACAATTTGTgcgttaattttaaataaaatacgaaatttttttcgaatgatatttactttaaaaaatcaaagttaaaaattatatataaaaaaataaattttatagtcaaaattattgatgaatgataaatcaatatgTCATATgagttataatttaaaaaaaaaaaaatttcagccattcaatttttacaacagtcttttagaaaattaaaattacaatcatTAATTGTCACGCATCAAGTACAAGAGcttgtttattcattttttttttttttttttttgatattggtatttaacaaaatataaatatttttaaaatataaaaaagacagtataaaataatgaaaatgtaataaattacGCTGACCTGGGACAAGATAATATTacatattgttaatttttttttctttttttttactatcataGCGATATTGCAGCCAAAATATGATTGACTTTTTCAACAAGTCAatcgtttttaatttttatttttttatgcattatttattttcttcatacgaaagtcaaatttattatgaaattatcAACTTGACTTTGAGATGTTTATGGCCTGGTcgtctaatttattttaaatattttttttttctttttaaatatcttttcttaatattaatattaatatttttttatttaatttttttttcttatattttcgGTGCTTCTTATCTTGATTGTTTATGTCAATCATTGGAGAGACAGGTTCTTCAGACAAATAATATATCCACTTCATTGCTCCAatttaactgaaaaaattaaaattaaaacatttttttaaaaaattaaattaaatgtcttGTTTATTGTTCGACtatgtagaaaaatatgaagataATTTGGagaaatgattattaatgCAAATACGATAAATGAGACGATGATAAGCGAGTCATGATTTATGAATAATGAACATAATAATAGTACAGTGATAAGCTAAAAATGATGCATGATACTTGTCGACATCTACAgcaatgaaaaagaaaaagaaaaaaaaatccaaatgaATAACACAAGTCAATGAATTACAGCCAATTTGTTCAGCTTGAAAGAAgctcaagtatttttttttttaattttactttcttttaaatcgattaataaaaaaataacatgaacttcattcataaaaataatttattttctcactACAACTGGActtgagaaaataataatattaaggaATTATTCTCGctcaatatacaaataaataaattatttgcctgataaattttaaataaattaataacatttctTCTTCTCGATATATAAAGACGTCATTCTGCATTCACAATTGGAAAAACATTCCTTTcgcatataataaaaattaactaaattgacaatattaaTAGTTCAACTAACAAATAtggagataataaaaataataatcaaaaattaattaaaataataaggaaaggtttatttatcatcaaatcgTGCATAATATTTACGACGTTAACAAGCTAATATATTAACTTGTGTGTATTTATGCGACTCACCGCATTAAAATGTTGTTCCAATTGTGTAACTTTTTATGTCATTGAGAAGATAATCACTTTCTATTTTTTGgcttttctaaaaatatatgataaatatgcGAATATGATGCGGGTGCAATGATGtgtgaatgatttttttttttcaaataaatactatatcctaattaaattaattttttctttttttaacaacaacaaatacaaatgagaaaaaaatttataaaaaaacaagcctgaaaaaatatttaaatattattattgatataatgataatattaacttacttttttttgagtGTGAAGAAGCTTCGTCTTTTAGTCTCAGCTTGTGTTGGAGCTGGTAGTGTATGTGCTTTCGATGAGCCAGCACCAGATGTACCTTGTGCAGATTGTTTCAATGCTCCAACCCATTCATTCATTTCAGCATCGTCTTTGGCTTGGAACAAGTAATCTGCTCCACTTTGTAGtctattgaataatttataaatgttattttttatttttattaatatcatatttattgatttatggtttttaaaatttttttgttatacttACTTAACCCGGAAGACGTGTTTCTTCTTTGTATAATCACTTGCAACGATAATTGTTGAACTTCTAAGATCAAGAGCAACTTCACCTTTGTATGTTTGATCTGGTGCTGATTTATAAGATTTTTGATCTTTGTATGATACCAATGTTTGTCCACGTATAACCATGTAAAGCTTGTCCCATGAACGATTTGATGCTTTTTTAGTTGTACTTTCCCATTCGTGTTTACGAACAAGTAAACCTTCAAATTCATCATCACTTGGACTTCTTTGTTctgtgaataatttaattcaaaattttaaattaatattttcatatatttattttaacatttatatacaaatatatttttttagtcacAATGGGTAATAatctagttttaaaaaaatgttataatattgttatttattttctgcAACTCCATCTCCGTAATAATacctgaaatatatatatatttttttaaatactagtatctaatttatgatatttaataatgatgaatgaaaatttggaaaaaaaaaatatataagtaaatAACATAACACAATTcatgcaaaaatatttaaagcttTTCTTGCAttgcaattttaatatatggggttttttttttttcgagagaGAGATAATTTAATGGGAgttggtttttctttttttttttttttttgacatgacAGACTTACCGTGAAAACTATGATCATCATCACTAACACCGCTACGATCTAAGCTCGGTGATTTTGGTGTTTTTTTCCAACGAAAACTTCTGAATGGTGATTTACTGCGACTTCTGGTATTACGTTTCAATGTACCAGATTCAGAGCCACTTCCACCTCGAGgagctttttttatatcaatacaCAAcacacataatttatttactacttacttatttttaattaacaaatattaattatatttatttcattttatttttatttatttttttgtatttgtccATTCCCAAACTAAATTATAGTTGAagaaaagtttatattttttttacttacatgCAAAACATGCTTACATgcatttatctattatttttttttcatctaaaaatacTAATTATACTTTGGGAAATTTTTtaagacaaaaattaaattaacgagacaatgaaaataattttttttcttttatttttcaaattgaaaacAAAAGAACATCAAaactattttgtttatttatttatttaattatttatttattttgaaaaaatttaataaatttattcaatcttGTTATTTaggtatttataatttttttaatataaataaaatgttaaaaattagtGAAGTTTGTTGTGAAGACGAGTatgattcaatgaaaaattatgaaaaaactCCAGTACTAATGAAACGTGCACCATTTTGGTCTGGTGCAGCTGTACAAAATGCTAAACTTGTTAATATATCAATGaaagattttataaataaatacatggtGCTAATATTTTATCCATAtgattttacaattgtttgtcCATCTGAATTGATTCAATTCAGTGATAGATTTGAGGAATTTCAAGATTTgggtaaattttaaaaaatacatgacaatcatgtttaaatatattttgtatatatttttttcttgtttagaTAGTGAGTTGATAGCAGTATCAACAGACTCACAGTATACACATTTAGCTTGGACAACAACACCACGACAAAACGGTGGTTTAGGAGGAATGAATATACCAATTTTATCTGATAAAAATCATCGTATATCAAAACGTTATGGTGTACTTGATGAGGAACTTGGTGTACCACATAAagcaatatttatcattgataataaacaaatacttCGTCATGTATCAACAAGTGACATGGCTATTTCTCGATCAGTTGATGAAGTACTGAGAGTTATTAAAGCATgtcaatttgttgataaatatggTAATGTTTGTCCAATGCGTTCACCATGTGATGATGATACTTGCGAGTCAAAAAATACTAAAGATAATGATTAACaacttcaaataataaaagcaaaaaaattattttctttacttttttttgtctcgttaattttttaataaatatattttcttttttttttcaattaatttatatatttttctggaCTCATTATTGAGAACTTACTTGTCGGAGTTGACGGGAGAGAGGCTCGAGATTTCGGGGTTGTTGGCATAACACTTTGTATCTTCAATTCATCAGGACGAGATAATTCTTTCTGCCTTTGATCATGCACTATAccatacaaattaaaaataataattcatgcaACTTGCTAAATACATTATAAACcattaaaatagaataataaaattaattttaatagtgaaagtttgaaaaattaattgtagaaaaataaaacaaccagtttttttttttagtaaagttttagtgaaaaagaaaataaaacgtGCTAACTTACCCTTGACCGCCAACccattttttgttaaaagccaaacttatatttattttaattacaataaataaaaatagcaaaCATTTAATGATATGTAAATGATAGAGTATGTAATTTATGTGAAAACAGTCaattagttgaataaattgtacggcaaatttattataataatttatctaaaaataaaatttgttaaatatgtGTCGCCTTCGTTACTGTAAATAGCTCCATcacctgttttttttatattattaaaattataaaattacaagcatgcaatgaataaattaaatggtgCACATGTGAGCataataattgtgataatatttAGTAAATGGGACAAtatttagtaaatatatatattactaacCAAAGGacacatttaaaaatgtttttttaattttttttattattttctaccGAACACTCACCTTCCTTTGGTTTTTCTTGGGATAGCGGTGTTCGTGTAGAAGCCTTGGACAGTGTCACTGTGCATTCCGTGCcgcatttatattttaatttattatttcaatttttgttattatatttaaattgtgagGGTAATATCATTTTAGATattcatgatatttattttgaagtaGAGCGGAAGATGCTCGTTGAGGGAACAAGttagcaaaataaataataaataaaaataaaaacgtgcTGTTAGCAATTTCATGCTTCACCGCAAAAccatgtttttaaaaattatttgtattattttttcatctaagtAAAGTCATCTGTATCAACGAGTTAATctacttgtaattttttttaactaaaaaagtgattttaatttttcaacttgagaaatttgaataattgttattttttttttgtctttcatttttaataaaaataaaaaataaataatgaataaatttgcaCATAAATTTGTGCtgattttctataataatttattatgatgaaaattttatttgttaaaattaataataaatgaaaaattatcttaCCGTGATCATCATCGCGGTCACTACGATCAACACCATCTGCTTCGGCtctaaaaaaccaaaaaatatattaatttatttgtggtttatataaattaaagatgttgatgatgattaatttgttatttaaaattaccgTTCGCTCATTGGTTCGTCTGGACTTGTTACAGGAGTTGCTTTAGCTAATCGTGCAGCTTCAGCAGCAGCTGCCTCCTCTTGTTTACGTCTTTCTTCCTCTTCACGTTCTTGTTCACGTCTTTTTAATTCTTTCAATTCAAACTGTAATAATAGAaatgagaataaataaataattcatattataaataaataaataaatacatacagtTGTTAAACGTTCCAAGGCACTAAATCTTTCTTCTTGTGCAGCTGCTGATTTTTCAAATGcttcatgttttttaattaaattttcaacttcATCAATTGTCAATCCAAGTTCTTGACTCAATAAATATGGTTCTTGTGCAATAAGCCATGCCTCAGCAACAGCAGCATCTCTAGCAAATTGATAAACTTccaatattaattgtaaattttcccAACGTTCTTCCCATCTATGTAATAATGCATTTCTATGATCAGTCAATgatgttaatttttctttaatttgtaAACTTGCATAATGAtttcttgataataaatcTTTACCAAGATTAATACATGCAAGTAAATTATCTTCACGTGTATCAATTTCAGCTTTTAAACTTTGatgattattcattaataattcaacaccCGATACATCACGTGGTTTTTCAGATGTATTCATTTGTCTAACAACATCATCCATCCATATCATTAATGTTCTAACCATATTAAAGAATCTGAATAAATCACCAGTATCTTCAAGTTTCATACGTCTACCTTCACACAATGATTGTAAATTATTCCATGCAGCAACAACTTCTGTTTCAcgatttgttatttcatttgcTTTATCACCAGCATAACTTGcttgtaattttgatgattcatCTTGTATTTGTGATACTTGATTTTGTAATGTTGATaaatcttgaataaaattaatatgtttaCGTTGTAAAGCTGATACTGAACCAGCATCACGTCCAAGTTCATCAGacattgaattttgtttttccaatATTCTACCAAGTACATCTTTACAatcatggaaaaatttatgtaattctCTACTTGCTGCTAACATTTGTGTACGtgtttcaattaattcaagtaaatCTTGCCATACTTCATTTAATCCATCTTTCCATTCGGCAATTGTTGCTGCATCTGAATGTTCAGTTGCAATTAATGAATCAGCAATACCATTAACAGCAGCAACTCTTTCAGAACCAATTGTTTCAGTATCTCTTGCAAATTCTTTAAATCTTTCCCATAATAATGTAACATGATCATAATCAGTACCAAGTTCTTGACTACCAGCAACAAGTTCACGTTCAGTTATCCATTGTTCTAAATCATCAACTTCACGATTAagcataaataattgtaatgctTCATCTAGCTTGGCACGTCTTTCACCAGCTAAATCTTTTAATCCAgcatataatttatcaacttgTGATTGTTTAACAGCAATTTGATCAGCCAATGGATGttgatcatttattaattgtctTGATGTTTCACCAAGTTGACGTATTGTATCAGCATAATCTTCAACAGCATTCTCCAATGATTcatgttttttcattaaattttgagCTGATATTTCATCTTTACCACGATCTTCAACCATCATATATAATTCTTGTTCACTCATCCATGATTCAGCCTCAGTTGAATCAAAGAAATATTGTTGtgctttttcattttgtaataaatttgacaTACGATCATTTATTGAATCTTTTAATTCACGCCATTTTTCATTCAACTCAGATATAAGACGTTTAAATTCATCACTTGCTTCatgtttttcatcaattaatttttgtccaTTACTACATACTGAATTTATTCTAATTTCATGATTATCAATTTCTGTTGATagtgattgattttttttctttaacatatgtacattaaataatgaattaccATATTCTGAACTTGTTGCTTGTGGCATTTTTTCAGCAAtccataatttttcatcttcaatATCACGACGAAATTGAAATgcttcttttttcttttccaatTGTCTTTGACGATCAATAAGTGGCTCTTTAAGTTGTGCAAATCTTTGTgcaactttttcttttttaaatttaatttcttccaTTTTTTCATCTGGTACAGTACGTTGTAAATGATCAGCTTGTTTATCAAGTTCAATAACTTGACTTGCTTTAACAGCCATTTGTGtttcaatcatttgttgtttttgcattaaaatattaacagaTGCTAAATCAGTACCAGTAtctgtattttcaatttgtttttcaagttcATTCATCCATGAATCAATATCATCACATGTTTGATGTATAAGTACTTCACGATTAGCATCAAATAAACGTTCACCTTTATCATGTGTTGTTGTTTCAAGTTCTTCAAATTGATCAGCAAGTTCACTAACTTTTGGTgttataatattcattaattctggtttttgttgaattaattcatCAGCAGCACGTTGTAGCTGTTCTAAACGATCTTTATTTGATGCAATTTCAGCTTCAAATGCTTGATGACGTGTCCATTTACTATGTACTGTTTTAGCACTTCTATATGTTTCATCTTGTGCTGTAATATGTTTTTCTTGTACCCATTCACCAAGTTCTTCACAATCTTGTAAAAACATTTGTAGCTGTAAttgatcttttaatttttccattaatttatttgatttatcacGATTAATATTACGtctttcattaatattttcagctttttttttaactttatcagCAGCAAAATGTCCTTCTTCAATTAAACGTGATGCAAATTGTACAACTGAATTAACTTTATCATCATTTGCATCCATTGTTGTCATAAATGCTTCATGacgttttattaaattttcagctTGTTCATAATTTATTGGTGTTTCATCTTTAGCTAATAAATGTTCTTgttgtgataataatacttCAGCTTGTCTTGCATCACGATCAAATACTTGTAAATTAAgtgaatttgataataaattttgtctaTTAACCCACATTTGATGAAGTTCTTCCCAGCCCATTTTTAATGCATTTAATCTTTCACGTAAAAACATGTATTGTGTATCACCATCACCAgcttcatttgttaatttttcaccGTATTCcatcattttcaaataatcatcagtataattatcaatttcttctttaatattttgatgttGTGTAAGTAATTTTTCAGCATCAGCAAGACTTGTTGGTGTATCTTCACTTGCAACATCTGTTTGTGTTTTAGTTAACCATGTTTGGAAATGATCTAAATCACGTAAGAAACGATGTAAATCACCAGCTTCTTCAAGTTTTGAATCACGTTCTTTTAACATTTGTGTTAATTCTTCCCATATTGTTTGTATTTGTGTTATTCTTTCACGTATTAATACAGCTTCTTCTGGATGTTCATCTTCAATACTTTGTGCTTCTTTTTCTAATGCATCTAGTTTAGCTTGTATTGCTGCTAAATCACGTTCCATACCACTTAAACGTCTTTGTAATGTCATAACACCAGTTAAATCCATTTCTAAACTATCAGTTTGTtgtaatattctttttttatcctcAATCCAAGATACAGTTTCACGACATTCAATATGAAATGTTTGTACACCATGTGCTGAATTAAGtgcttcttttttattatcagctTTTTCACGTAATTCAttccatttttcatttaattgattatgaCGTAAATGTATTTCCTCAGAATTTGGATGTTCAACATGTAATAATTGTCGTGCAAGTTGATTAACAACAGCAACACGTGATGCATTTGCATgcatttctttttcaaaaccATCATAACGATGTTTCATTATTTCAACATCTTCAATATCTTTTGCTGGTACCATTGTATCTAACATACGATTTTTTTCACCAATCCATTGTTCAACACCATCAGACTCACTAAATAATTTGTACAATGACAATGCATCAAGGAGTCTTTGTTTACGTAATTTTGCAAGTTCAAGAAGTTCCTTATAACGAGAATCGATTGACGCGAGTCTTTCAAGTACTTCTGATGATTTTGAATCTTGTTCACCAAGTGAATTAACTTGTTGATGTAATTGTTCAATAACAgttgcataattttttaattcatcagtaacatctttatgtttttttaataatgattgtacATTAGCTTCATCACGTCCAACATCTTCAGATGATACAAGTCTTAATGTATCTAACATCCATATATCAATATCAGCAGCATCAGCAAATAGCTGATGATAATCAACAGCTTCCTCAAGACGTTTACGTCTAAATGCTGATAAATCAAGTAAATGATTCCACATACCTAATATTTCTTGTAATCTTTCTTGTATTCTATCTGATCCAAAATGTTGTTGACGTACTAATTCATCaccaacagcagcaacagACATTAATTGTGGTTCATGTGatgatatttcattttcaagtgctttatgttttgataataataaattaactgttGTTAAATCATGTCCATTATCACCACTTGATACaatttgttctttttcttttgtccAATTTTCTTCATCAGCCATATCCCAATAAAATTGCCATAATTTACGTGATTCTTCAAGACGTGCACGTCTTTCAACAGCTAAACGTACTAATTCAGAATATGCATCTTGTAATTGTTGTACTctttcaacaataattgttgGATCACATGGACGATAACCTTCATCTTGTTCTAAGAATTTTTGACTTTGTTGTACAACAGCTTTAACACGTTCACCAAGTACATTTATATCAGCTTCAACTAATGAatgtttttgtaataaatcTTCAACTCCCATTAAATGTTTACCATAATCATCAGTTAATAATCTTTGTTTAATTTCTTCCATACTATCAAGTATATAAAGCATTTCTTGAAAGTTTTGTTGTAATTGTAATGATAATTCAAGTCTCATTCTACGTGCACGTAATAGCTCAAGTAAATAATTCCATAAACGTAATACATTAACTTttctttcattaatttttaatatatcatgaTAATTTTCAGTTTCAAGTTCTTGTGATACAGCCATAACAGCTTGTACACGTTCTTCATATGCAAATATATCTGTTTCAATTGCTTCATGTTTTTTAGCAGCAGCCTCAACAGCAGCAAGATCAAAACCAAAATTATCTTGTGATACAAGACGTTGATTTTCTGATAACCATGTTTCACGCATACTTGCTTTTCTATTAAATCTTGCAGCAAGTTGttctaatttttcttgtcTTATTAGCTCTTCACGTAGTGCTAATTCACGTTCATGTTCAGATTTTTCTAATCTTTCCCATGCTTTATTAATATCAGATATCATTTTACCTTCTTTTGGTGTATATGGTTTTTGATTATTAGCACGCATTTTAGATTGTAATGTAAATAGCAATACTTCAAGATTacctttttcaacaaattttggTGGTTTTTCAATAGTAcgataatttgaaaattgtgATAGCTGTGATTGTACACCAACAAGTGAATTTGCAAAATGACGATCACCAAGTGATTCAATTGTACCCTCAATCCAACGTAATAAATCACTAGTCATACTTTCATATTCATTAATCATTCTATCATTTTCCATAGCAATACCAACAACTTTACCAATACGTTTACCATGTACTGTTTCttgtttcatttttgaaaAGTAATGATAATACGTTACGACAtatgttattattgatttttcatctGGATGATCAACAAATATATCCTCAGCatctaataatttaacaagaccAAGTTTATCTTCAGCAACATTAAatgca is drawn from Aphidius gifuensis isolate YNYX2018 linkage group LG3, ASM1490517v1, whole genome shotgun sequence and contains these coding sequences:
- the LOC122853057 gene encoding spectrin beta chain isoform X3 gives rise to the protein MTTDISVQRTGWDPTLQQEIVDEYEYDGGNSSSRLFERSRIKALAGERESVQKKTFQKWVNSHLVRCSCRIGDLYVDLRDGKMLIKLLEILSGERLPRPTKGKMRIHCLENVDKALQFLREQRVHLENMGSHDIVDGNPRLSLGLIWTIILRFQIQDITIEETDNQQTKSAKDALLLWCQMKTAGYHNVNVRNFTTSWRDGLAFNAIIHKHRPDLIQFDKLSKSNPMNNLNNAFNVAEDKLGLVKLLDAEDIFVDHPDEKSIITYVVTYYHYFSKMKQETVHGKRIGKVVGIAMENDRMINEYESMTSDLLRWIEGTIESLGDRHFANSLVGVQSQLSQFSNYRTIEKPPKFVEKGNLEVLLFTLQSKMRANNQKPYTPKEGKMISDINKAWERLEKSEHERELALREELIRQEKLEQLAARFNRKASMRETWLSENQRLVSQDNFGFDLAAVEAAAKKHEAIETDIFAYEERVQAVMAVSQELETENYHDILKINERKVNVLRLWNYLLELLRARRMRLELSLQLQQNFQEMLYILDSMEEIKQRLLTDDYGKHLMGVEDLLQKHSLVEADINVLGERVKAVVQQSQKFLEQDEGYRPCDPTIIVERVQQLQDAYSELVRLAVERRARLEESRKLWQFYWDMADEENWTKEKEQIVSSGDNGHDLTTVNLLLSKHKALENEISSHEPQLMSVAAVGDELVRQQHFGSDRIQERLQEILGMWNHLLDLSAFRRKRLEEAVDYHQLFADAADIDIWMLDTLRLVSSEDVGRDEANVQSLLKKHKDVTDELKNYATVIEQLHQQVNSLGEQDSKSSEVLERLASIDSRYKELLELAKLRKQRLLDALSLYKLFSESDGVEQWIGEKNRMLDTMVPAKDIEDVEIMKHRYDGFEKEMHANASRVAVVNQLARQLLHVEHPNSEEIHLRHNQLNEKWNELREKADNKKEALNSAHGVQTFHIECRETVSWIEDKKRILQQTDSLEMDLTGVMTLQRRLSGMERDLAAIQAKLDALEKEAQSIEDEHPEEAVLIRERITQIQTIWEELTQMLKERDSKLEEAGDLHRFLRDLDHFQTWLTKTQTDVASEDTPTSLADAEKLLTQHQNIKEEIDNYTDDYLKMMEYGEKLTNEAGDGDTQYMFLRERLNALKMGWEELHQMWVNRQNLLSNSLNLQVFDRDARQAEVLLSQQEHLLAKDETPINYEQAENLIKRHEAFMTTMDANDDKVNSVVQFASRLIEEGHFAADKVKKKAENINERRNINRDKSNKLMEKLKDQLQLQMFLQDCEELGEWVQEKHITAQDETYRSAKTVHSKWTRHQAFEAEIASNKDRLEQLQRAADELIQQKPELMNIITPKVSELADQFEELETTTHDKGERLFDANREVLIHQTCDDIDSWMNELEKQIENTDTGTDLASVNILMQKQQMIETQMAVKASQVIELDKQADHLQRTVPDEKMEEIKFKKEKVAQRFAQLKEPLIDRQRQLEKKKEAFQFRRDIEDEKLWIAEKMPQATSSEYGNSLFNVHMLKKKNQSLSTEIDNHEIRINSVCSNGQKLIDEKHEASDEFKRLISELNEKWRELKDSINDRMSNLLQNEKAQQYFFDSTEAESWMSEQELYMMVEDRGKDEISAQNLMKKHESLENAVEDYADTIRQLGETSRQLINDQHPLADQIAVKQSQVDKLYAGLKDLAGERRAKLDEALQLFMLNREVDDLEQWITERELVAGSQELGTDYDHVTLLWERFKEFARDTETIGSERVAAVNGIADSLIATEHSDAATIAEWKDGLNEVWQDLLELIETRTQMLAASRELHKFFHDCKDVLGRILEKQNSMSDELGRDAGSVSALQRKHINFIQDLSTLQNQVSQIQDESSKLQASYAGDKANEITNRETEVVAAWNNLQSLCEGRRMKLEDTGDLFRFFNMVRTLMIWMDDVVRQMNTSEKPRDVSGVELLMNNHQSLKAEIDTREDNLLACINLGKDLLSRNHYASLQIKEKLTSLTDHRNALLHRWEERWENLQLILEVYQFARDAAVAEAWLIAQEPYLLSQELGLTIDEVENLIKKHEAFEKSAAAQEERFSALERLTTFELKELKRREQEREEEERRKQEEAAAAEAARLAKATPVTSPDEPMSERAEADGVDRSDRDDDHAPRGGSGSESGTLKRNTRSRSKSPFRSFRWKKTPKSPSLDRSGVSDDDHSFHEQRSPSDDEFEGLLVRKHEWESTTKKASNRSWDKLYMVIRGQTLVSYKDQKSYKSAPDQTYKGEVALDLRSSTIIVASDYTKKKHVFRVKLQSGADYLFQAKDDAEMNEWVGALKQSAQGTSGAGSSKAHTLPAPTQAETKRRSFFTLKKN